CCTGGCGCCCCAGGGCGGCGGCTTCATCTACCTGGCGCCGGAGCTGGTCGAGGAACTGGAACCCGACCGGCTGGGCTGGCTCTCCGTGGTTCCCAACGCCGACCTCAAGCTCGACCGGTTGACCGACTACGAGCAGCCCCTGGCCCCGGACGGCCGCCGGTTCGAGGCCGGCAGCAACTCCCTGCTGACCCAGATCGCCCTCGGCGCGAGCTGCAATTACCTGGCCGACATGGGAGCCAAACACATCGAGAAGCGCATCGTCGAACTCTGCGACTACCTGATCGAGGGGCTGACCGCCGCCGGTCAGACCATCACCAGCCCCCGGATCGAGGGCCGGCGCAGCGGGATCGTCACCTTTAGCGCTCCCGAGCCGCAGACCCTGTTGCAGCGCCTGCTGGAACGCGACATCATCGTCAGCCTGCGCGAGGGCGACATCCGCGTCGGCGTCCACTTCTACAACAACCGGGCCGACCTGGACCGGTTGATCGAGGCGTTGTGAGATGACCGCGATCCGCCCCCTCGGCCCGGACGAGCGGGAGGCCTACCAGGCCCACCTGGAGCGGGTCGATTCCGTGGATCACGCCCCGTCCCTGGAGGATGAGGCGGCCTTCGTGTTGGGGGCCTTTGCCGACGCTGACGGACGGACCGCCCTGATCGGTCACCTCTCCGTCCACCTGCAGCCCTTGGAGCATCGGACGGATCTGCCGCTGAGCCTCCTCGAGCTGGAGAACGCAAGCTTCAGCGACAGCTATCCCCCCGGGCTGGTCGAGGGTTTCGTCTGGACCTTCGACGTCGAGGAGGCTTACCGCCGCCGGGGGATCGGCCGCCGGCTCCAGCTCGCCGCCCTGGAGGAGTGCCGCCGCCGCGGATTGTATCAACTGCGCTCCTGGTCCTCCCTGGACCGTCCGGCCAACTACGCCCTCAAGATCGGCCTGGGTTTCGCCGTCCACCCCGGCCACGCCTATCTGCCCCGGCGCGAGAAGTGGGTCCGCGGCGTGTACTTCGTCATGTCGCTGCGCTGAACTCCGCCGCGCCCGCCCGCAGCTTTCAATGGACGGCTCTGCCG
Above is a genomic segment from Candidatus Coatesbacteria bacterium containing:
- a CDS encoding GNAT family N-acetyltransferase, translating into MTAIRPLGPDEREAYQAHLERVDSVDHAPSLEDEAAFVLGAFADADGRTALIGHLSVHLQPLEHRTDLPLSLLELENASFSDSYPPGLVEGFVWTFDVEEAYRRRGIGRRLQLAALEECRRRGLYQLRSWSSLDRPANYALKIGLGFAVHPGHAYLPRREKWVRGVYFVMSLR